actattttcaataaaatctactttttaaccaattacatcatattaatacacaaattaatatataattatgcttaCAACTATACTTTTTCTTAGTCAAATATGCTGTCTTATTTCCGAAACCATTGTGTTCATTATTGTGTACGCCTGATTCTAATTATTGATTTGGGCCCCGATTACAGCTTCCTGGAACATATTTGTGAAGAACAGCTTTTTGCTTggcaaaagagagaagaaagaaggagaggCAGGTAGCTTTCCTACCTAATGGATTACCCCTTAGAAATTGACATTTTAAAACTTAGAAGTGTCTGAATCATGATATTCTGTGATCGACGCATGATATTCTATTATCGgcacaagaaaaattttaaacataaatccACACACCacaaactatatattttttttcttttaccaaatgcttggtaaataaataataagtagaaaaattcaattaatttaagaagattaaacccatttttaaaaaaaaaaaaaaaaatgtggtgtgtgATGTGTGGACTTATGTGTAGCAAagctcttttattattattattattatagaggaTGTTCCTTTAAAATTACGCAAATCCTCTTCTACTGATTTATAAGACTACATCACAAGCATGTATACTCTACAAATGCAATTATAAGCACCCAATTAAcagctcattttttttttttttttttttttttgctctacACAAAGATGACCATGGGTATATACATCATAACGTGAAACCCTTCATCTCCAAACTTCATAGTCAGTAACTATCGGATCCAATAAACTTGATTGATCCTGCAGGGAGTGTCTTTCGACTTGTCATAATTGCATGCACaacgaagaaaataaataaaaagggaagaagaatcTACTCTATAATACATGCGTAACACCTTTGACAGGGTGCGTGCGTGCGTGCTTCCAATCAAGCATTAGTTCCTTCTGGCAACGTAATCAAGCGTGTCTTTGAGTCATATACCAATGGAGTTTCACAACTGAGGCAAAATTGAACTTGTAACAGTCAAAAAGCATGGGATATAAACCTGCCTACAATAAATGCTATCTAAAAAACCGGAGCAATGtgtacatgcatacatacaggCATGCACTATATCAGTTAGGTCATGAGTCAATAAAGATGTATGTACTTACTTGGAGCATTTGAGAGTGTTGGTAGTACCGCCACTAGAAATTGATAGTATGGTGCCAAAGAAGGAACCATTCTCAGTACCACAATTTGGACACGGACCCTATAGCAGAGTACTGCATCAGTTGCAATATGTACCCAACACTCTGATTTTTCAAACTCGGGAAGAGATTTCAACGAATATTCTACCTTTAAGATCAAGAAATCTTTCACAATCACATTTGTGAGTGAGAGAGCAAGCCAAACTATGAGGGGCACAGCAGCAAACCACGTGAATATGAAACTGAATGGCTCGGGGAGCTGAAATTCAACATTCACAAAAGCGCATATGTTGAAAAAGTCATATTTTTTACTGGAGAAGGTATATGAATTTTCAAAGTTGGCTAGAAGATCTGATCACTCTTTTATATCTCTTTCAGATTTCTGATATTTTCAGTCTCTGTTACCTAATCACTAGGATGACAAATCGTGTCCATTGACCTTAAAGATTCATCAAAACAAACAGGAAGAAGACAACCTCAACTACCTACCTCAAGTAGATATGTAATCTCAAACCCAGTAAGGTCGTCAAGGAAGAAAAACCTGTCAGGAGACACAGCAGAAATATAATAATCATCCTACATATATAAGACAAGTTCGCTATCAAGTAGAACGTTTATGCATCTTATCTAAGTTACGTGATCACTTTatgttcttgttcttttttcttttggtccATGTTATCGTTTTCCCAAAGGCGGTCCAAGTCAATAGAGCAGAAGATGGTTATCATCATAAAGATTTTAAAACCTAAATTATTAGAAGAAAAGCATGCTACTTACAATCCTAATGCAACAACGGTGGCGGGAACATTTAACAGAAGCATCTTCAAATAGTCAACGGACAGGTCACTGTAAACCTATGGGAAGAAATTCAGTCAGTCCAAATTAAGCCAAGATCTGCTGTGCGTATTTTGCAACACAAAACAATCAAAGTAAAATGAAGTATCTAATAGCTATGTTATCCGTGAGATTCTCGTACAGGGGAAAATACTGCAGTGATCAAGATTCTTGGAGAACCTAAAAATGCAAATCCCTACCTTCTTGACAGTCAAACGCACGTATGCACAAGTGCAAAACAAAAATGGGGAGCCGGGGACCTAGTAAGACGAGCTCATTCAGAAACATTTAGAGCAGCATGTACCTTTCTACTTCGGAGACTGCATCGTGGACCCTCAACAACAATATCACTCCCTTCAGTCTGAAAAACAATTATGGTTGTGATTATATATCATTAACACTACCAAATcaggatttttcaaaaacttaaacTACTTAGAAGTGTAGAGTTAGTCAAGAATCTTATTGCTGACACAAAAATCTATATGACATTATGATCAGTTTCTCTATGTTCGTTTATTAACATACTTTCTCATGCTGTGACCTCTAAAAATTAGAATACTCAAAACAGAATAATCCCAATTCGAGAACATTGATCCCTTCCTCAGAATTTTAGTTGCAACGATCATTTTACGTGATATGTATCTGCATTACTCATTGAAATGCACATATTTAACAATGGAACAAACAAGCACAAACCTTTAGCCGCAACTTTAATTGATCATACTCTTCATCGGTCAGAATTGGTTTCCCAGCAACGTAAGCCATTGAAGCTTCAAGAAATTTCTGTTCATCCGAACCTGAATGgtaaaataaatcaagaaaGTAATCAAAGGTTTAACATCATAGATTAAGTTATTGATTAGTTGGAAAACACATATATGTTGAGGCTCCATTTATAAAGCCCATTGCGTACGTACTTAGCATAACAACGCTGCTTCCTTCCCACATTAACTCTTCCTTGAGATTATCAAATTCCTCATTTGACATAATAGCTTTTCCCTCATAATAGAATGCCTGGAgatcaagaaaacagaaacaagAGTGCATGCTTCAGGAATTACTAAAACAGAAGTGAAACCGGGGCGATTTTTTGTTTATGTAGAGGCATACTACTAGTGGTCTAATCATAAGTATTATGTTACGTATGAGGTAGCAAAAtactagagaaaaaaataaatgagtagATTCTGTACGCATACTTGCAGAGCTTGAAGAAACTCCTGTTCAAGTTCGCCAAGtgactttttctcttttttgtctATGCTACAATATGGCAGGATTTTACTGTCGACAACGTCGCTGTCTTCAACCTGGTCTGGAAAATTAAAAGACGAAGAAAATCCGTGTGCTTACTAATCTAATACGTATCCAATGCCATCGACTTTTAACTCACTAATCCTATGGCTACTTGTAATTGATGAAACAATACCTTGTTTGTCGGCAGTGGCCTTGGTGTTAAGCAACAAAACCCGGCGCCGAAAACATGCGTGCCTTCCGTTGAAGTGAACCGACCGAACCCTTGTAGAAGAAGATAACGAAGGCaaagatgaagaaacaggaatCAAGGGCCTTTTAAATGTGGCCGTGTGAAAACGAGGGGATGTTACAGTAATGGCTAACTTGTTAGCCATTGGAGGTCGAGCGTCGAAGTATGGGACTGAAGATCAGCTACAACGAGGATGGTGGGTATGGACAAGGGCGGTGTATGATCGGGTGGGAGGGTAGAAGTTTGATGCATTGGGATAGTTTGTATTCGCAGGGAAACAAAGACAGGACAGCTCAGAGATAAGGCAACGTAGGAATGTGTGGAAGGGAAATGGAGTTGCTCCTTCGTCACTCGGTTTCTGTAGTGTTTTGGTCGGACAATATCTGCCACGTCATTGTTTGGCGGTTCCTTCATTGGTAGATAATCTACTTCAGTACTTCTAGGATGTTACACGTGGGCGCTTGCTTTTCGAATGTGCTGGAAAGCCCACGCATCAGTTTCTTATTGCGTCCACAATCCACCTAGTCTATTGCTGTGTCCAATGAGCTTGTTCCTACTTCCAAAGTGGGACCcgctattttttaataattaaattaaattatgttatgtaaGTGTGTGTAGTACATAATTTAGAATAATATTGTGTAGTACATAATTTAGaataatattacttattttttaatatgaattttacttaaaataaaaatgatgtttaCACTCTGAAcgtactctttttttaaaaaatgataaatataattttatctttttttataataaatttcactattttctaaatgaaatatataaaacttatatattctaaaaattgtatatatcattactcttttattctacttttaaaagtatttattcGGAACTTGCCCTCTTAATTatgtacaaaattattttttattttatttttttgcaattttcatAAGAGTGCGGCTAGAAATTACTGTTCCAGAATTGAATTTACCAGGGTTGTAGAGTTTCcttgttaaatatttttgtttgatcaaattgattcatcatataaatattattaatgttcAGGGTCTCAAGATACACGTCTTCTAGGTACAATCGCGATGGGTAAACGTGGGGGAGTCAGccgatatatttaatattaaaaaatagaaacatatggaataaaaaaaaaatcagagacAAACAATACAGATCTTGAATTCATGTGGAACTCTTCTTCAGTTGGGATGGGGTCTTTGTCTTTGTGGTCTTCATCTTCAATGGTCTTCTCGAGCTTGTCttcgttttcattttcttcaagtggATGTGTTCATAAGGAGTTGGGTCTGTCATCTTTAAAGTGTTATTCTTCTTCAAATAGTCTTTAGGTGGTCTTTGAGAAGAATCTTTGAGAACCATCAAAGATCGGTGGAGAggctcaaaatatattaaatattttttttaatatatcgtCTCAAAAATTcttcattcatttcattttgaATGCACCAAATGAGGCAAGTAGGAATCATCTTCAACACATTCactgtaacagcctgctagaaattcaattgtggaatttcttttgactttaagaacctcgtgaaaactccgtaagtttacacgaatcgactaatcgcataggttttagcctgtcaacatagttagtgttatcactcactatggtgtcagaaatgcaattttaattatttgagatagttagaagtgtcagaatacattatggtctacaccactaggcttaattgaatatttag
This Carya illinoinensis cultivar Pawnee chromosome 11, C.illinoinensisPawnee_v1, whole genome shotgun sequence DNA region includes the following protein-coding sequences:
- the LOC122282860 gene encoding PGR5-like protein 1A, chloroplastic encodes the protein MANKLAITVTSPRFHTATFKRPLIPVSSSLPSLSSSTRVRSVHFNGRHACFRRRVLLLNTKATADKQDQVEDSDVVDSKILPYCSIDKKEKKSLGELEQEFLQALQAFYYEGKAIMSNEEFDNLKEELMWEGSSVVMLSSDEQKFLEASMAYVAGKPILTDEEYDQLKLRLKTEGSDIVVEGPRCSLRSRKVYSDLSVDYLKMLLLNVPATVVALGLFFFLDDLTGFEITYLLELPEPFSFIFTWFAAVPLIVWLALSLTNVIVKDFLILKGPCPNCGTENGSFFGTILSISSGGTTNTLKCSNCETPLVYDSKTRLITLPEGTNA